The Populus alba chromosome 6, ASM523922v2, whole genome shotgun sequence genome contains a region encoding:
- the LOC118032554 gene encoding ethylene-responsive transcription factor WIN1, producing MVQSKKFRGVRQRSWGSWVSEIRHPLLKRRVWLGTFETAEEAARAYDQAAILMSGRNAKTNFPMPQTSNEDDPKSSDHQPSLTTPPNGLSQILHAKLRKCSKAPSPSMTCLRLDTENSIGVWQKRAGQRSDSDWVMTVQLGKRDESQVSESALPLPDQSPGAISGPEWREEMDKEEGVALQMVEELLSRKCPSPPFGVQDHHEDGSFFL from the exons ATGGTGCAATCAAAAAAGTTCAGGGGGGTGAGGCAGCGAAGTTGGGGTTCTTGGGTTTCTGAAATTAGACATCCTTTATT GAAGAGGAGGGTATGGCTAGGAACTTTTGAAACAGCAGAAGAGGCAGCTAGGGCCTATGATCAAGCTGCAATCTTGATGAGTGGCCGTAATGCGAAAACTAACTTTCCCATGCCTCAAACTTCGAATGAAGATGATCCAAAATCAAGTGATCATCAACCTTCACTCACAACACCACCAAATGGTTTGTCCCAGATCCTCCATGCCAAGCTAAGAAAGTGCAGCAAGGCACCATCACCATCAATGACTTGTTTGAGGCTCGACACTGAGAATTCCATTGGAGTTTGGCAAAAGCGTGCTGGTCAGCGGTCTGACTCAGACTGGGTCATGACAGTGCAGCTTGGAAAGAGAGATGAGAGCCAAGTTTCCGAGAGTGCATTGCCATTGCCTGATCAGTCTCCAGGAGCGATATCAGGACCAGAATGGAGAGAAGAAATGGATAAAGAAGAGGGAGTGGCACTGCAAATGGTTGAAGAGCTTCTTAGCAGGAAATGTCCTAGCCCTCCTTTTGGGGTTCAAGATCATCATGAGGATGGCAGCTTTTTTCTTTAG
- the LOC118032551 gene encoding heme oxygenase 1, chloroplastic, with translation MASLTPISKTQFLFNKPHLKSSSPCLETFFQSSLVSKRLSFQFRVPFFDRMPLKAATVVSATTAEKPKKRYPGEAKGFVEEMRFVAMKLHTREQAKEGEKEVKEKEEQAVRKWEPTIDGYLKFLVDSKLVYDTLEGIVEKAVFPFYAEFRNTGLERSEKLAKDLEWFKEQGYTIPEPSSPGVTYSQILQEFSEKDPQAFICHFYNIYFAHSAGGRMIGRKVAEQLLEKKELEFYKWDGDLSQLLQNVRDKLNKVAESWTREEKNHCLEETEKSFKHSGEILRLIL, from the exons ATGGCTTCTCTGACTCCAATCTCTAAAACCCAGTTTTTATTTAACAAGCCCCACCTCAAATCCTCATCTCCTTGTCttgaaactttttttcaatcaagtttGGTGTCAAAAAGgttgtcttttcaatttagaGTTCCATTCTTTGATAGAATGCCTTTGAAAGCTGCTACTGTTGTGTCTGCTACAACAGCTGAGAAGCCTAAGAAGAGGTATCCAGGTGAGGcaaaagggtttgtggaggagaTGCGGTTTGTGGCTATGAAGTTGCATACAAGGGAGCAAGCAAAGGAAGGAGAGAAGGAggtgaaagagaaagaagaacagGCTGTGCGTAAATGGGAGCCTACTATTGACGGGTACCTGAAGTTTTTGGTTGATAGCAAGTTGGTTTATGATACACTTGAAGGGATTGTGGAAAAAgctgtttttccttttt ATGCTGAGTTCAGAAACACTGGATTGGAAAGATCTGAAAAGTTGGCAAAAGATTTGGAGTGGTTCAAGGAGCAAGGGTATACCATTCCGGAACCTTCTTCTCCTGGTGTTACCTATTCACAGATCCTGCAGGAATTTTCAGAGAAGGATCCTCAAGCATTTATTTGTCACTtctacaatatatattttgctCACTCTGCTGGTGGTCGAATGATTGGGAGGAAG GTTGCTGAGCAGTTACTTGAGAAAAAGGAGTTGGAATTCTATAAATGGGATGGTGACCTTTCCCAGCTGTTGCAGAATGTCAGGGACAAATTGAATAAAGTTGCGGAG AGCTGGACCAGAGAGGAGAAGAACCACTGTTTAGAAGAAACAGAGAAATCATTCAAGCATTCAGGGGAGATTCTTCGCCTGATATTATAG
- the LOC118032552 gene encoding peroxidase 25 produces MEGLWLVVLVIFVMALSVQSQLKTGFYSTSCSKAEAIVRSTVESYFKKDPTIAAGLLRLHFHDCFVQGCDGSVLIAGSSSERNALPNLGLRGFEVIDDAKSQIEALCPGVVSCADILALAARDAVDLSDGPSWSVPTGRRDGRVSSSSQASNLPSPLDTVAVQKKNFSDKGLDDHDLVTLVGAHTIGQTHCQFIRYRLYNFTTTGNADPTINQSFLPQLQALCPRNGDGTKPVPLDKDSQTDFDTSFFKNVRDGNGVLESDQRLWDDAATRDVVKKYAGTIRGLLGLRFDIEFRQAMVKMSSIEVKTGTDGEIRKVCSKFN; encoded by the exons ATGGAAGGATTATGGCTGGTTGTTTTGGTGATTTTTGTAATGGCTTTGTCTGTGCAAAGCCAATTGAAAACAGGGTTTTATTCTACTTCATGCTCGAAAGCTGAGGCCATTGTTAGGTCCACTGTTGAATCTTACTTCAAAAAAGATCCCACCATTGCAGCTGGATTGCTCAGGCTTCATTTTCATGACTGCTTTGTCCAG GGCTGCGATGGTTCAGTATTGATTGCGGGGTCTTCTTCCGAGAGAAATGCCTTGCCGAATCTTGGACTAAGAGGTTTCGAAGTAATTGATGATGCTAAATCACAGATCGAGGCCTTATGCCCCGGGGTGGTCTCATGTGCTGACATACTAGCTTTGGCTGCTCGTGATGCTGTGGACTTG AGTGATGGTCCAAGCTGGTCAGTCCCAACAGGTAGAAGAGATGGCAGGGTCTCTTCATCATCCCAGGCCTCAAATTTACCTTCACCTCTAGACACCGTAGCTGTCCAGAAGAAAAATTTTTCCGATAAAGGCCTGGACGATCACGATCTCGTAACCCTCGTCG GGGCGCATACCATTGGCCAAACACACTGTCAATTCATTCGATATCGCCTATACAACTTCACAACAACAGGCAACGCAGACCCGACAATAAACCAATCATTCCTACCACAACTTCAAGCTCTATGTCCCAGAAATGGCGATGGCACAAAACCAGTTCCACTAGACAAAGATAGCCAGACAGATTTTGATACAAGCTTCTTCAAGAACGTACGTGATGGCAATGGAGTTTTGGAGTCGGACCAGAGACTTTGGGACGATGCTGCAACGCGTGATGTTGTGAAAAAATATGCTGGCACCATAAGAGGATTACTGGGACTTAGGTTTGATATTGAGTTTAGGCAAGCTATGGTTAAAATGAGTAGCATTGAAGTGAAAACTGGGACTGATGGAGAGATAAGAAAAGTCTGTTCAAAGTTCAATTAA
- the LOC118032553 gene encoding SPX domain-containing protein 1, producing MKFGKSLSNQIEETLPEWRDKFLSYKELKKRLKLIEPNNNTSKNIGDSRPMKKPRLSAASADAGGGDCTEGGGADSKEVCMTREEIDFIKLLEGELEKFNSFFVEKEEEYIIRLKELQDSVAKAKNSNEEIIIIRKEIVDFHGEMVLLENYSALNYTGLVKILKKYDKRTGALIRLPFIQRVLRQPFCTTDLLYKLVKECEAMLDRLFPLREPPSSFEAADGDDSCDPSTSSTTTNDSTIIFPKELAEIELMESSYMKSTISALRVLKEIRSKSSTVSVFSLPPLQMSGLEDTWKKVPILEQEAK from the exons ATGAAATTCGGAAAAAGCTTAAGCAATCAGATTGAAGAAACATTACCTGAATGGAGAGACAAGTTTCTCTCTTACAAAGAGCTCAAGAAAAGATTGAAACTCATCGAACCAAACAACAACACAAGCAAGAACATTGGAGACTCCCGGCCAATGAAAAAACCGAGATTGTCTGCCGCCTCTGCTGATGCTGGTGGTGGTGATTGTACGGAAGGTGGCGGAGCAGATAGCAAGGAAGTATGTATGACAAGGGAAGAGATTGATTTTATTAAGCTGTTAGAAGGTGAGCTTGAGAAGTTTAACagtttttttgttgagaaagaagaagagtacATCATCAGATTAAAg GAGTTGCAAGACAGTGTGGCAAAGGCAAAGAATTCTAATGaagagataataataattaggaaGGAGATCGTAGATTTCCATGGAGAGATGGTTTTGCTGGAGAATTATAGTGCTCTGAACTATACAG GACTGGTCAAAATACTGAAGAAATATGATAAAAGAACTGGTGCTCTCATTCGCTTGCCCTTCATCCAGAGGGTTTTGCGACAGCCTTTCTGCACCACTGACTTGCTCTACAAGCTTGTTAAAGAATGCGAGGCAATGCTAGACCGCCTTTTCCCATTGAGAGAACCACCCTCTTCTTTTGAAGCAGCCGACGGGGATGACTCATGTGATCCTTCAACCTCTTCGACTACCACAAATGATAGCACAATCATTTTCCCCAAGGAACTTGCAGAGATTGAACTTATGGAGAGTTCATATATGAAGAGCACAATATCAGCATTGCGGGTTCTGAAGGAAATCCGAAGCAAAAGTTCCACTGTTAGTGTTTTTTCATTGCCACCACTTCAAATGAGTGGTTTGGAAGATACTTGGAAAAAGGTTCCTATACTGGAACAAGAAGCCAAGTAG